In Leptodesmis sichuanensis A121, the following are encoded in one genomic region:
- a CDS encoding YbaY family lipoprotein translates to MRSLIASALTLLTGLLPLTAAVAQEEMQPPQPLTINFETQGCGRFPQEAYYETQFHFVNICRGEANLQMVVTDADGLGRERIPAEKQSRPDGIRFVGQSDRKIGYAIDNQTFTIVFPDQKPYQEKVTRFVFATSPTTKPTTRPTTKPMNLATVTGNVTYRPRIALPPNAVVKVSLQDVSRADAPAIVLDEQTIPTNGQQVPIPFTLRYDPSQIKPHHSYAVSARILVNGRLQWISTTRNSVITKGNPTSNVTVLVQQVPRR, encoded by the coding sequence ATGCGATCGTTAATTGCTTCTGCTTTGACTCTGTTGACTGGACTTTTGCCCTTAACGGCGGCTGTGGCCCAGGAAGAAATGCAACCCCCTCAACCTCTGACGATTAACTTTGAAACGCAGGGGTGTGGGCGCTTCCCGCAAGAAGCCTATTATGAAACTCAATTTCACTTTGTCAATATTTGTCGGGGTGAGGCCAATTTACAGATGGTGGTGACTGATGCCGACGGGTTAGGACGGGAACGCATTCCGGCTGAGAAACAAAGCCGCCCTGATGGCATTCGGTTTGTTGGTCAATCCGATCGCAAGATTGGCTACGCGATCGACAATCAAACCTTTACGATTGTGTTTCCCGATCAAAAGCCTTACCAGGAAAAAGTGACCCGGTTTGTCTTTGCCACATCCCCGACGACCAAACCTACTACGCGGCCAACGACTAAGCCAATGAATCTGGCTACCGTAACGGGGAATGTTACCTATCGTCCCCGGATTGCCCTGCCGCCCAATGCGGTTGTCAAGGTGAGTTTGCAGGATGTGAGCCGAGCCGATGCGCCAGCGATCGTCCTGGATGAGCAAACTATCCCTACCAATGGCCAGCAGGTGCCGATTCCCTTCACCCTCAGATACGATCCCAGCCAGATTAAACCTCATCACAGCTATGCCGTTTCCGCTCGAATTTTAGTGAATGGCCGACTGCAATGGATTAGCACAACTCGCAACTCAGTGATTACCAAGGGCAATCCAACGAGTAATGTGACGGTGTTGGTGCAGCAGGTTCCTCGCAGGTAG